In a single window of the Bos javanicus breed banteng chromosome 16, ARS-OSU_banteng_1.0, whole genome shotgun sequence genome:
- the LOC133227385 gene encoding proline-rich protein 2-like, producing the protein MVQPEAVSGGEAWRAAAPPPNENLRPPPTGPERRRKCPPPTAGAPPSSPPIGCGGRPSEGGGAARASKKDLLRRRRGRRSFLVTAAGSGARAARGTRLSPRPTSGPKSPGRARPAPASLPRPTHGVIPRPPRAGPTSPPRLAPRAAPPGGPPARVPKTPAAATHQEAERFASSGPRRTRRGRAAQPGGAADRPAGPGAVAARPGALATSRRAAPADAAGAGTHPAHGEARPEPEPSGGPYSHDSRASSPGCGCQECKHPGIPEEGAGLGPAPPTRAPAPPRAAGPAPKPG; encoded by the exons ATGGTCCAGCCAGAAGCTGTGAGTGGTGGAGAGGCGTGGAGGGCAGCAG CCCCGCCCCCCAATGAAAACCTCCGCCCCCCTCCCACTGGCCCCGAGCGCCGGAGGAAGTGCCCGCCCCCCACAGCCGGAGCCCCGCCGTCCTCGCCGCCCATTGGCTGCGGAGGCCGTCCGTCTGAAGGGGGCGGGGCCGCCCGCGCCTCCAAGAAAG ACCTGTTGCGCCGCCGCCGTGGCCGCCGGAGTTTCTTAGTTACGGCGGCGGGCTCGGGCGCCCGAGCCGCGCGGGGCACGAGGCTCTCCCCACGGCCCACGAGTGGCCCGAAGTCCCCCGGCCGCGCGCGCCCCGCACCGGCCTCCCTTCCTCGACCCACCCACGGCGTGATCCCCAGGCCGCCGCGCGCGGGCCCGACCTCCCCTCCCCGCCTGGCTCCGCGGGCAGCCCCACCCGGCGGGCCCCCGGCCCGCGTGCCCAAGACCCCAGCGGCAGCGACTCACCAGGAAGCGGAGAGGTTTGCGTCCTCCGGCCCGCGCAGGACCCGGCGCGGGCGGGCGGCTCAGCCAGGCGGCGCCGCGGACAGGCCCGCTGGGCCCGGGGCTGTGGCAGCGAGGCCCGGAGCGCTGGCCACCTCCCGCCGCGCCGCTCCGGCGGACGCTGCAGGCGCGGGCACCCACCCTGCGCACGGCGAGGCGCGTCCGGAGCCAGAGCCTAGCGGCGGCCCATACTCCCACGACTCCCGCGCCTCCTCCCCCGGCTGCGGCTGTCAGGAGTGTAAACATCCCGGCATCCCcgaggagggggcggggctggggccggCCCCGCCCACGAGggcgccggccccgccccgcgccgcaggccccgcccccaagCCGGGCTAG